The genomic region CTGGCCAGCCTGCAAACCCGAGCCGTTGATATGGGCGACCATTTTGTGGTCAACGGACAGAAGGTGTGGACCTCAGGAGCCCAGTACGCGGACTGGATCTTCATGCTGGTGCGGACCGACCCCGACGCGCCCAAGCATCGGGGCATCAGCTATATCCTGGCCGATATGCGAACGCCGGGCATTACCGTCAGGCCCCTGGTCCTGCTGAACGGCCACGCCCACTTCAATGAGGTGTTTTTTGAGGATGTGAAAGTCCCCAAGACCAACTTGGTGGGACACCAGAACGAGGGCTGGAAGGTCACCGTCACTACCCTCATGTATGAGCGGGCGTATGCCGGGGTGAGCAATTATGACGACCAGATCATGCGCCTCGTCGGCCTGGCCAAGCAGGTGCCGATTGACGGCCAACCGGCCTGGGAGCAGGCCTGGGTGCGCCAGCGGCTGGTCGGCCTGAAAACCGACAGCGAAAGCCTCAAGTACACCCGGCTGCGCGGCATCACCCGCATGCTCAAAGGCCAGCCGCCGGGACCGGAAGGCTCAATGCTCAAGTTGTGCGGGTCTGAGTTGGGCGTACGAATCGCGCAATTTGCGACCGAACTCCTGGGTGTTCACACCACCGTGAACCAGCCCTCGGACGTGGTGCCCGACGCCCCGCGCTGGTTTAACCGGATGCTGAGCGCCCGCCAGTACACCATCTCGGCCGGCACGAGCGAGATCCAGCGCAATATCATGGGTGAGCGGGTACTGGGCCTGCCAAAAGGCTAGGCCGGTTCACAGGTCTCCTTCGAGCGCGGCAATTCACCAAGTTCGAGAGGGCTTGGCGACTGACACCGAGCATCTTCAGTGACGTTCAGGCCGAGCGGCTCCAGACAGGGCACCCGGACAACTTTGCCGGGGTGCGGCGGATTCTTCAAAGGACTGATCTATCAAGTTCAGCCGTATACTG from Desulfurellaceae bacterium harbors:
- a CDS encoding acyl-CoA dehydrogenase gives rise to the protein MDFHYTPEQDAFRAELRAWLDAKLPPELCVDDAKDERIAPDRETFERRRVWQRQMYDAGWVGIAWPQEYGGRGATLMEQVIFEEEYTRARAPVLPGNSGISLCGPTLMQWGSQDQKARFLRRTLSGELIWCQGYSEPGAGSDLASLQTRAVDMGDHFVVNGQKVWTSGAQYADWIFMLVRTDPDAPKHRGISYILADMRTPGITVRPLVLLNGHAHFNEVFFEDVKVPKTNLVGHQNEGWKVTVTTLMYERAYAGVSNYDDQIMRLVGLAKQVPIDGQPAWEQAWVRQRLVGLKTDSESLKYTRLRGITRMLKGQPPGPEGSMLKLCGSELGVRIAQFATELLGVHTTVNQPSDVVPDAPRWFNRMLSARQYTISAGTSEIQRNIMGERVLGLPKG